The DNA region CACCGTGACGGCCTGCGAGGCGGTGGCTGTATTGCCTGCCGCGTCGCTGGCCTGCGCGGTGTAGGTCAGGGTGCCGTTGTTGGCGGAGGTCAGGGTGTCGGTATAGGTATACGGCGCGGCCGTGTCGGTGGCGATCACGGTGCCGTTCCGCGAAAAGACGACCTGGGACACGCCCACGTTGTCGCTGGCGGTGGCGGTCAGGGTGACGCTGCCAGCGGCGCTGAGCGTACTGGGCGTGGCCGTGAGCGCGACGCTGGGCTTGGTGATGTCCGTGGTTGTGATGGGCTCTGTCCCACAGCCGGACAGGAACAGGGCCAGGCTGACCGGCAGGCCGAGCCACAGGGAACGGGCAGAACTGGAACGCGGCATAGGAATCTCCTTGAGGCGAGGGAGGAAGTCCCCCGCCCCGATGACCTTAAAAGGAAGTTGTTCAGAACCTGAGTAGGACGCTCAGAACGAGTACTCGCCGCCGTAATCGCGGGTGTGATCGCGCCAGACGGTGTGATAGTGAATCTGTGAGCTGTACACCACACCGTTCTGGCACACGAACTCGATCCAGACACTTGGCCCATCAATCCGCACGTAATCGGCATTGGTGGTCAGCCCAGCGTTGCCGGAGAAGGAGATATAGGTCTCGTCCAGTTCTTGTTCATAGGTTGCCAGCAGCTTGGCCGTAGTGACGTCGTCGGCATCCTGGACCCAGGGCTTCATGGCGGCCAGCACCAGGGCTTTTTGCTCGGCGTTGAGACTGCCGACTTTCAGGCCCGCTTTGGTGGCCGGGAACTTACCGTCCTGCCCCGGCCCCAGCAGCACGTCGCTGAAGGTTTGCGACAGTTTCGCGCTGGCGAGTTGCTCGGCGCTCAATGAGGCCAGCATCTGCGCCATTCCGGCATGTTCGGCGTTCAGCGGCGCGTAAGTGGTCCCGCTCTCCGTCCAGACTTTCGGCTCCACGCCGGTGAACATGGGGGTGGCGCTGGCCACCTGCCCGGCCTTAAAGATGGTGTTGACGGCCAGGTGATGACCGCCGAACTGGAGCTGCCAGGTGCCGTCCGTGCTGGGCGTGCCGAGAAAGGCCAGGAAGTAGGTGCCGCTGGAGTACCCCCCGCCGCCCCCGCCACCAGGGCCACCCGCAGGGGGCGCGCCCGTGGGCGCTCCGGCGGGAGGCGTGCCGCCCTGAGGCGCGTTCGCATTCCCGGTCGGCCGCGTTGGGGGGGTGCCGCCCCCGCCTGCACTGTTCGGGCCGCCCATGCCACCTGAAGCGTTCAGTACGTCGTCGGCCATCAGGATTTGCATGGCCTCGTCGTAGCCGTCGTCCTTGACTGTTCCCATCGCGGCCTTCACCACGGCCTGCGCCGCCAGGAGCTGCTCAGCATTAAGGGTGCTGAACTGAATGCCATTGCGGCAATTGTTGCCACAGGGCAGGTTGGACCATTTGACGGCGTTGGCCTGCGTGGCCGGCAGCAAAACGGTGGCTTTCTGCGCGTCCGTCAGCGTGGCGAGAAAGGCCTGCGCGCTGCACACCACTTTGCCAGTCTGGGTGGGAGCTGCCGCACAATCGGCGGGAACGGCGGCTGTCTGGCCGGGTAGGGTGACGCCCGTGACGGCGACGGTGCCGTCTGCGCCGACGGTGGCGGTGGCGTCCGAAGTCGCGGAGGAGGTCGTCTGAACTGAGCTGGTGGGCGTGGTGCCTGATGTGGATGGGGTGGCGCCGCTGCTGGTGGGCGTGCAGCCGCTGAGGGCCGCCGAGACGATCAGGGCCAGGGTGATAGACAGGTTGCGTTTCATGGTTTTTCTCCCGCGCTCTACAGCGTCATGCCGATCACGAGGGGATCGGCGGTCTCCCGGTGCTGTGTGACTGCCGCTGAGCGTCAGCAGCATGGTGTCGCCCACATGGCCGGAAATGGTGTCGGTACGAGTCATGCTGCTGTGCTGGTCCCGTGTGTTGTGGGGCAAGTGATGCTGCCGCTCTGGGCGTCAGTTCCTCGTGCACGGATCGTCGTGCATCTGGTCATGGGACATGGACCAAACCTCCTGCCCTGGTGATACCGGGCACTTGTTAAGAAGTTGAGTAGAGGGCTGGGCGGTTTTGCAGGCCCGCTGCTACGCTGCCTGCCATGACCCAGGACAGCGCCCCACACCTGCTGATCGTGGAGGACCATCCCGGCCTCAGCGAACTGCTGCGCGAGTATCTGGGTGCACACGGCTACCAGGTCTCTGCAGCGGCTGACGGACACGCCGGCCTGAGATCCGCGCTACACCTGGCCCCTGATCTGGTCATCCTGGACGTGATGCTCCCTGGTCTGGGCGGGCTGGAAGTGCTGCGTCAACTGCGCACGGAACGTGATACCCCGGTCCTGATGTTGACGGCCCGCGACGATGAGGCGAGCAAGGTGCTGGGCCTGGAACTGGGGGCAGATGACTATGTGACCAAGCCGTTCTCGATGGCTGAACTGCTGGCCCGCGTCAAAGCTCTGTTGCGGCGGGCCGGCCTGAAGGACAAGCCGCGCGGCCCCCTGACGCACGGACCACTCAGCCTGCATCCGCTCACGCGCGAGGTCACGGTTCTGGGCGAGGCAGTCAAGCTGACCCGCGCCGAGTTTGAACTGCTGCACGTGTTGATGCTCAGCCCCGAGCGGGTCTTTACGCGCGGCGAGTTGCTCTCGCACCTTCAGGAGGACGGTGGCGGCTCCGAGCGCACCGTCGATGTGCACGTCCGCAACCTGCGCGCCAAACTGGAGATTGATGCGGCACACCCACAGTTGCTGGAGACGGTATATGGCGTCGGCTAC from Deinococcus humi includes:
- a CDS encoding DUF3500 domain-containing protein, which codes for MTRTDTISGHVGDTMLLTLSGSHTAPGDRRSPRDRHDAVERGRKTMKRNLSITLALIVSAALSGCTPTSSGATPSTSGTTPTSSVQTTSSATSDATATVGADGTVAVTGVTLPGQTAAVPADCAAAPTQTGKVVCSAQAFLATLTDAQKATVLLPATQANAVKWSNLPCGNNCRNGIQFSTLNAEQLLAAQAVVKAAMGTVKDDGYDEAMQILMADDVLNASGGMGGPNSAGGGGTPPTRPTGNANAPQGGTPPAGAPTGAPPAGGPGGGGGGGYSSGTYFLAFLGTPSTDGTWQLQFGGHHLAVNTIFKAGQVASATPMFTGVEPKVWTESGTTYAPLNAEHAGMAQMLASLSAEQLASAKLSQTFSDVLLGPGQDGKFPATKAGLKVGSLNAEQKALVLAAMKPWVQDADDVTTAKLLATYEQELDETYISFSGNAGLTTNADYVRIDGPSVWIEFVCQNGVVYSSQIHYHTVWRDHTRDYGGEYSF
- a CDS encoding response regulator transcription factor yields the protein MTQDSAPHLLIVEDHPGLSELLREYLGAHGYQVSAAADGHAGLRSALHLAPDLVILDVMLPGLGGLEVLRQLRTERDTPVLMLTARDDEASKVLGLELGADDYVTKPFSMAELLARVKALLRRAGLKDKPRGPLTHGPLSLHPLTREVTVLGEAVKLTRAEFELLHVLMLSPERVFTRGELLSHLQEDGGGSERTVDVHVRNLRAKLEIDAAHPQLLETVYGVGYRLRTVS